One Mycoavidus sp. HKI genomic region harbors:
- the efp gene encoding elongation factor P translates to MKLAQELRAGNVVMIGTDPMVVQKAEYNKSGRSSAVVKMKLSNLLTGAGMESVYKADDKFEDIVLDRKEVTYSYFADPMYVFMDADYNQYEVEQVNLGDALHYLEAEMNCDVVFYNGKALSVILPTILVREIVYTEPAIKGDTSSGKVMKNAKLSTGMELQVPLFCSIGDKIEIDTRTHEYRSRA, encoded by the coding sequence ATGAAACTCGCCCAAGAACTCCGCGCCGGCAATGTTGTGATGATCGGCACCGATCCAATGGTGGTACAAAAAGCTGAATACAATAAATCCGGCCGGAGTTCAGCTGTGGTCAAAATGAAATTGAGCAACTTGCTGACAGGCGCAGGCATGGAGTCTGTTTATAAAGCAGACGATAAATTTGAAGATATTGTACTTGACCGCAAGGAAGTGACGTATTCGTATTTTGCTGATCCGATGTATGTTTTTATGGATGCTGACTATAATCAATATGAGGTCGAGCAAGTCAACTTAGGCGATGCGTTGCATTACCTTGAGGCAGAGATGAATTGCGATGTGGTTTTCTATAATGGCAAAGCGCTGTCAGTGATACTGCCGACGATCTTAGTGCGCGAAATTGTCTATACTGAACCTGCAATTAAAGGCGATACGTCATCGGGTAAGGTTATGAAAAATGCCAAGCTGTCCACAGGTATGGAGCTTCAAGTGCCACTTTTCTGTAGTATTGGAGATAAAATTGAAATAGACACGCGCACACATGAGTATCGTAGCCGTGCCTAA
- a CDS encoding DUF3455 domain-containing protein encodes MKKQFVFLFYALLTATTLFSFTGKSIAADPTPIALPKDLPADLKLPDNEIVFLKLHAEGMQNYICREGQGWIFTEPVATLYDDKKVAVGRHSIGPSWVSTVDDSWAIGQAVKSFEPKNKNNIPWRLFTAKDHRGTGVFSDVTSILQVKTQGGKVPPSKPCSTVAHFNRTFPAQYKATYYFSKRKLD; translated from the coding sequence ATGAAAAAGCAATTTGTTTTCTTGTTTTACGCCTTATTAACCGCTACGACTTTATTTAGCTTTACAGGAAAAAGTATTGCCGCCGATCCTACCCCGATTGCGCTGCCGAAGGATTTGCCCGCCGATTTGAAACTGCCCGATAACGAAATTGTCTTTTTGAAATTACATGCCGAAGGAATGCAAAACTATATCTGCCGAGAAGGCCAGGGGTGGATTTTCACTGAGCCGGTCGCTACTTTATATGATGATAAAAAAGTAGCCGTCGGCCGTCATTCTATAGGCCCAAGCTGGGTCAGCACCGTGGATGACAGCTGGGCGATTGGCCAGGCAGTCAAATCCTTCGAGCCGAAGAATAAAAATAATATTCCTTGGCGTTTGTTCACGGCCAAAGATCATCGCGGAACCGGCGTTTTTTCAGATGTAACCAGCATCTTGCAAGTTAAAACGCAGGGTGGCAAGGTCCCCCCTTCTAAGCCATGCAGCACAGTGGCTCATTTCAATAGAACATTTCCTGCGCAATACAAAGCAACCTATTATTTTTCAAAGCGCAAGCTCGACTAA
- the nagZ gene encoding beta-N-acetylhexosaminidase, protein MPNLSANTLGPVMLDVAGTELTEEEIRRLVHPLTGGIILFARNFQSRAQLLALTEQIREVRNDLLITVDHEGGRVQRFKTDGFTHLPAMRGLGQLWEQDVLLATRAATAVGYILALELRASHIDFSFTPILDLDYGQSKVIGNRAFHHDPRVITLLAKSLSHGLALAGLANCGKHFPGHGFVEADSHYAMAVDTRTLDVLLQDAQPYRWLDVSLAAVMPAHIVYPAVDARPAGFSKIWLQNILREQLGFTGAILSDDLSMEGARTIGNFVESAQVALDAGCDMVLVCNLPQEAERVLAELRYTPSATSASRIKRLAARGEPIPWHELEQHPQYLAAKALLVELAL, encoded by the coding sequence ATGCCTAATCTATCTGCTAATACGCTCGGGCCGGTGATGTTGGACGTTGCGGGTACTGAGCTGACTGAAGAAGAAATCCGCCGGCTCGTACATCCGTTAACCGGGGGCATTATCCTATTTGCCCGCAATTTTCAAAGTCGAGCGCAGTTGCTCGCATTGACTGAGCAGATTCGCGAGGTGCGTAATGATTTACTGATCACGGTTGACCATGAAGGCGGGCGAGTCCAACGTTTCAAAACCGATGGCTTTACGCACTTACCGGCAATGCGCGGTTTGGGCCAACTATGGGAGCAAGACGTATTACTCGCTACCCGCGCGGCGACTGCGGTCGGCTATATATTGGCTTTAGAGTTGCGTGCAAGTCATATTGATTTCAGCTTCACGCCGATCCTGGATCTCGATTATGGGCAGTCGAAGGTGATTGGCAATCGCGCTTTTCATCACGATCCGCGCGTCATCACCTTACTCGCCAAAAGCTTAAGCCATGGCCTGGCGCTTGCAGGCCTGGCAAATTGTGGCAAACATTTTCCGGGTCACGGCTTTGTTGAGGCCGATTCACATTATGCAATGGCAGTGGATACCCGCACACTTGACGTTCTCTTGCAAGATGCGCAGCCTTACCGTTGGTTAGACGTGTCGCTGGCGGCTGTCATGCCGGCGCATATTGTTTACCCGGCAGTCGATGCGCGGCCTGCCGGCTTCTCAAAAATCTGGCTACAAAACATATTACGTGAACAACTCGGTTTTACCGGCGCTATTTTGAGCGATGATTTATCCATGGAAGGCGCGCGGACAATCGGCAACTTTGTCGAAAGCGCCCAAGTCGCACTGGATGCAGGTTGCGATATGGTGCTTGTTTGCAACCTGCCGCAGGAGGCGGAGCGCGTCCTGGCTGAATTGCGCTACACGCCTTCTGCCACCTCAGCGAGCCGGATTAAGCGCCTTGCCGCTCGTGGCGAGCCAATACCTTGGCATGAACTTGAACAACATCCGCAATATCTTGCGGCAAAAGCATTATTAGTCGAGCTTGCGCTTTGA
- the acpS gene encoding holo-ACP synthase, with product MIYGIGTDMISIDRVAGVMERTGGRFADKVLGPDELAKYHARAARSAARGLAFLATRFAAKEAFSKAIGLGMHWPMTWRALQTLNEPSGRPVVVALGALADWLTTQRIHAHVTLSDERDYALAFVVAEQDKTNA from the coding sequence ATGATCTATGGGATTGGTACTGACATGATTAGTATAGACCGAGTCGCAGGTGTGATGGAGCGCACTGGCGGCCGTTTTGCAGACAAAGTACTCGGTCCCGATGAGCTGGCAAAATATCATGCCCGCGCCGCACGTTCTGCCGCGCGCGGCTTGGCTTTTTTGGCCACACGCTTTGCAGCTAAAGAAGCCTTCTCAAAAGCCATCGGACTTGGCATGCATTGGCCGATGACCTGGCGTGCGCTGCAAACCCTAAATGAACCCAGTGGCCGGCCGGTTGTGGTGGCACTTGGGGCGCTGGCTGATTGGCTGACTACACAGCGCATTCATGCCCATGTAACCCTAAGCGACGAGCGCGATTATGCGCTCGCCTTCGTGGTTGCCGAACAGGATAAAACCAATGCCTAA
- the pdxJ gene encoding pyridoxine 5'-phosphate synthase, giving the protein MSFLSPPAGNLDLGVNIDHVATLRNARGVAYPDPLQAALAAEAAGADAITLHLREDRRHIRDADVHALRPLLHTRMNLECALTPEMLAIACTVRPQDVCLVPEKRQELTTEGGLEVAGQLNQVKTTCSQLAGAGIRVSLFIDPDPAQIHAAREALAPVIELHTGRYASACNEAERQQELERIARAAELGASLGLKVNAGHGLHYSNVQPIAALQDITELNIGHAIVAHALFVGWENAVREMKALMVAARLAASTSFPGV; this is encoded by the coding sequence ATGAGTTTTTTGTCGCCACCTGCGGGCAATCTTGACCTCGGGGTCAATATTGATCATGTTGCAACGTTACGCAATGCGCGTGGTGTCGCCTATCCTGATCCGTTGCAGGCAGCGTTAGCCGCTGAAGCGGCAGGCGCAGATGCCATTACCCTCCACTTGCGCGAAGATCGTCGTCATATTCGCGACGCGGACGTGCATGCCTTACGTCCATTGCTGCACACCAGAATGAATCTCGAGTGCGCTCTGACGCCAGAAATGCTGGCGATTGCGTGCACCGTACGGCCACAAGACGTATGCTTGGTGCCAGAAAAACGACAAGAGTTAACCACCGAAGGCGGTCTTGAGGTGGCCGGTCAGTTAAACCAAGTCAAAACTACCTGTAGCCAGCTCGCGGGCGCAGGAATACGCGTTTCACTTTTTATTGATCCCGATCCAGCCCAAATCCACGCCGCGCGTGAAGCGCTGGCGCCGGTCATTGAATTGCATACCGGCCGCTATGCTTCAGCATGCAACGAGGCGGAACGCCAACAAGAACTCGAGCGCATTGCGCGCGCTGCGGAACTGGGCGCATCGTTGGGACTCAAAGTCAATGCTGGACACGGTCTACATTATTCAAATGTGCAGCCGATCGCCGCTCTGCAAGACATCACAGAACTGAATATTGGCCATGCGATTGTGGCCCATGCGTTATTTGTTGGCTGGGAAAACGCCGTACGTGAAATGAAAGCACTGATGGTGGCTGCTCGGCTCGCTGCATCAACATCTTTTCCGGGAGTGTAG